Proteins encoded by one window of Psychrobacillus sp. FSL K6-2836:
- a CDS encoding cupin domain-containing protein yields MYYTPYGYLYHYPYYGNFPYNYSGNPNNWSYPDGTIRANQFESYNVSNDNGRGMLKDFGADPFVININEATKQNNTYRTAIWTGNHLQVTLMSLNPGEDIGLEIHPDVDQFLRIEQGQGITQMGKSKDNLNFRRNVYDDSAIMIPAGTWHNLTNTGNIPLKLYSIYAPPNHPFGTVHPTKADAMAAEQENSHSNGNTVISGKTPDEWVRYTEFLVNEGLEDVARGINATHILQEFILMGVLVGKGFTPEKAYETVEGWERTGQSKLLQQSKNM; encoded by the coding sequence GTGTATTATACTCCTTATGGTTATCTATATCATTACCCTTATTATGGAAATTTTCCGTATAATTATAGTGGCAACCCGAATAACTGGTCTTATCCTGATGGGACAATTCGAGCAAATCAATTTGAATCCTATAACGTTTCTAATGATAATGGAAGAGGAATGTTAAAAGATTTTGGAGCTGACCCATTTGTCATTAATATTAATGAAGCGACGAAACAAAACAACACTTATCGTACTGCAATATGGACTGGAAACCATTTGCAGGTTACATTAATGAGTCTAAATCCCGGAGAAGATATTGGACTAGAAATACATCCTGATGTTGACCAATTTTTACGTATTGAACAGGGTCAGGGTATTACTCAAATGGGCAAGAGTAAAGATAATTTAAATTTCAGAAGAAATGTATATGACGATTCTGCAATCATGATACCTGCTGGAACATGGCATAATCTTACAAATACAGGTAATATTCCATTAAAGCTTTATTCAATATATGCTCCTCCTAACCATCCATTCGGTACTGTTCATCCTACGAAAGCAGATGCGATGGCTGCTGAACAAGAAAACAGTCATAGCAATGGAAATACAGTTATTTCTGGCAAGACTCCAGATGAATGGGTACGGTACACTGAATTTTTGGTAAATGAAGGATTGGAGGATGTTGCAAGAGGAATAAATGCTACTCATATTCTTCAAGAATTTATTCTAATGGGGGTTCTTGTAGGAAAAGGGTTTACTCCTGAAAAAGCATATGAGACTGTGGAAGGATGGGAAAGGACAGGGCAATCTAAACTTCTTCAACAAAGTAAAAATATGTAG
- a CDS encoding spore coat protein, with protein sequence MFQDKEMVNDYLGGLNAGLTGYANIIAQTNNSELRQTLIQMRNQDESRQRTLYSYALQKGHYKPAATASEGVVQQLRTQLMSEQQN encoded by the coding sequence ATGTTTCAAGATAAAGAAATGGTCAATGATTACCTAGGTGGATTAAATGCAGGCTTAACAGGATATGCCAATATCATCGCCCAAACAAATAATTCGGAACTTAGACAGACTTTGATTCAAATGAGAAATCAGGATGAATCTCGTCAACGAACATTATATAGTTATGCTCTTCAAAAGGGACACTATAAACCAGCTGCTACAGCTTCGGAAGGTGTAGTTCAGCAATTAAGAACCCAATTAATGTCTGAGCAACAAAATTAA
- a CDS encoding DUF5348 domain-containing protein codes for MELKLALKVLEEIENSISKLEDRYGNLPDEFEYNYDNPEEKYQHDTVRTIVSKLADIQTQIEWMNKSVISEGVLVKNNNNRYEIQGTEIEFSSGLPLDVWNNEWNQWETSRIEHNGEDYYIVSLGKYKPISGLKVRKK; via the coding sequence ATGGAATTAAAGTTAGCTCTTAAAGTACTAGAAGAAATAGAAAACAGTATTTCTAAGCTAGAAGATCGCTATGGAAATTTACCTGACGAATTTGAATATAATTACGATAATCCAGAAGAGAAATATCAACATGATACAGTGCGTACTATCGTATCTAAATTGGCAGATATACAAACGCAGATTGAATGGATGAATAAGTCAGTTATATCTGAAGGAGTATTAGTAAAAAACAATAATAATCGTTATGAAATCCAAGGGACAGAAATCGAGTTTAGTTCGGGCTTACCATTAGATGTTTGGAACAACGAATGGAACCAATGGGAAACATCTCGTATAGAGCATAATGGAGAAGATTATTATATTGTTTCATTAGGAAAATACAAACCGATATCTGGTTTGAAAGTACGGAAAAAATAA